In a genomic window of Virgibacillus sp. SK37:
- a CDS encoding DUF6115 domain-containing protein yields MVSFLLFISFLLHILTFIIIFQLIKKINTLQQVQSPSEIMDLFDTYLEEIKAENEYLQKTLNNIPEENKQKNTDEKVSNLPHSDETDQPFYAPHQEMPEDKMVASLQARILQLYQNGYTAEEIAKQLDCGKTEAALVIKLHAKS; encoded by the coding sequence ATGGTTTCATTTTTACTATTTATTAGTTTTCTATTACATATATTAACGTTCATAATAATTTTTCAACTTATTAAGAAGATAAACACACTCCAACAAGTACAATCCCCCTCTGAGATAATGGACTTATTTGATACATATCTGGAAGAAATTAAAGCGGAAAATGAGTATTTACAAAAAACGTTGAACAATATTCCTGAAGAAAACAAACAAAAAAACACAGATGAGAAAGTATCTAATCTTCCACACTCAGACGAAACGGATCAACCATTCTATGCTCCGCATCAAGAAATGCCGGAAGATAAAATGGTGGCTTCATTACAGGCGAGAATCCTTCAATTATATCAAAACGGTTACACAGCAGAAGAAATAGCAAAACAATTGGACTGTGGTAAGACAGAAGCAGCATTAGTTATTAAATTACATGCAAAAAGTTAA